A window of Pelagicoccus enzymogenes genomic DNA:
CCTCAGATCCTTGCACTCGCGAAAGTAGGCCCCCATGCAATCGCCCAGCCACTCCGTTTGCAGCGGGTCTTCCACCTTCGCATGCGGACGGAACCCTTGCGCGAAAAGGCCGCGGCCCTTGATGGTAAGACCTTCCTTCCCAACCACCTTGAGCGTCGCTTCCACAACCGTCCCAGGCTCCATGTAAACCGTCTTGATTCCATCCACGAACGGATCCCAGGAGCGGCCAAACTTATGCACCCCTGCCTCCAGATAGAGGACGCTCGGATCGTCCTTCGACGGAACCTCTTGCTCCGGACCGTCCGCAGCGACAACCAGCCAATTCTCGCCGGACTCCTCAAACTCCGCCGTTACCAGAAACTTGCTGGGATCCTGCAAGGTGAATCGTAGTTGCGTGTCGGATACACGCTCTACGAGCGCCTGAGTCGGCTTCACCGAGAAGGAGGAGAAAGGCTTGCTGGTGGTCACGTCCACCGTAACTGCCGTGTTGGCGAATGAAAAGTTCACATAATGCCCCCCCTTCTTAGCAAAGCCATACTTGTTGAACTCCTTCTGGAATCCTCGGTACACGAAGGTGTCCTCGCCGTTCACCGACACGTCGAAGAGCGCCGACTCCTCCAAACCTTCCACCTCGCTCAAGTCGCCCGGCGCCGGAAACACCGTGACCTCCGGGACGGAGGGCTGGCCGCAGCCTGTAAGGAAAAGGGCAATTGCAGACAGGGCACAAAAACCGCCGACGAAGCGAAAGGATGAACGGGGGGGAACGTTTTTCATGAGCATACAACACCCTCGCCTTAACCCAATGACAACGCCCAAACGCTTCAATTAAACTGTTAAGTCAAAATTTAGATACCAAATAAATTAAATACGCCTCTTCTGTATTTCATTTTTGAAATTAATATTTGTCATTAAATTCCGGCACGACGCCCTACAAACGGAAGGTGGGAAACGCTCCTACTTGTAGCGCGGGGGCAAGCGTGACAAACAGGCTGAATCGCATTCCCTTAGCCGCCTCGGCCCCCTAAGCCGTCACTTCGACTTTCCATGAATCGCCCCTTGATTGCCCTCTTCCTTTCGCTTGTCGCCACTTGCTTGAGCGCGGCGGAACGTCCCAACATCGTGCTCGTTCTCGCGGACGACCTCGGCTATTCCGACCTCGGCTGCTACGGGGGAGAAATCCAGACCCCCACCCTCGACTCCCTCGCCGAGGGCGGATTGCGCTACACCCAGTTCTACAATACCGGACGCTGCTGGCCCTCGCGAGCCGCCTTGATGACCGGCTACTACGCCCAACAGGTCGGCATGGATCCCAAGCTTAAAACCGACTGGCCAAGCTGGACTCAATTCCTGCCCAACCGCCTCCGCCAAGCCGGCTACCGCAACTACCTGAGCGGCAAGTGGCACCTACGTCGACTCGCCTCCTCCGCAGAGTACGCTTGGGATCGTTCCTACCAGCTCGCCGACCACGACCGCTTCTTCAGCCCGCAAGACCACTACCTCGACGCTCAACAGCTCCCCCCCGTCGGCCGCGAGGAGGGCCGCTACACCACCGTCGACACCACCCAGTATGCCATCGACTTTCTCGAGGAACACCAACGCGACCACGCCGACAGCCCCTTCTTTCTCTACCTTGCCTACACCGCTCCGCACTTCCCGCTGCACGCCAAAGCAAAAGATATCGCCAAGTACGAAGGACGCTACAGCGAAGGTTGGGACAAGCTGCGCTGGGAGAGGCAAGCCCGGCTCGAAAAGCTCGGAATTTACCAAGGTCCGCTCGCCCGCCGACAAGAGAACACCATTGCCCCCTGGAGCCTCAGCCAAACGCAGCTAGAAGAGCAGATCGATCCCGGCGAACTCGGAACCGCGCCCGCCTGGGATTCCCTCACACCCGAGCAAAAGGCTTACCAGGCGAGCAAAATGGAAGTGCACGCCGCCATGGTCGACCGGCTCGACCAAGAGCTCGCTCGCCTCGTCGCGTACCTCAAAGCCAACCGAAAATTCGAAAACACTCTCTTTCTCTTCCTCTCCGACAACGGGGCTACCGCGGAACAGATCAACCGCGGCGATCGCCACCTCCCCGGCGCAGCATCCGGCAGCGCCGACAGCTACCTCGCCCTCGGCCCCGGCTGGTCCACCGCCGCCAACACCCCCTTTTCCCTGCACAAGCATTGGAACCACGAAGGCGGCATCTCCAGCCCCTTCATCGTTCACTGGCCCCAGAGCATCGCCGCAAACGGAGAACTCCGCCGCACTCCCGCCCATATCGTCGACATCGTTCCCACCCTTCTCGATATCGCCGGCATCGCTCCAGAATTGCCTCGTTTCGGCAAGAACCTCCCCCCACTTGACGAAGCTCCGCCCCTGCCCGGACTCAGTCTCACTCCCACCTTTGCCCACGATCCCGAATGGGAGCCTCGCGGCCTATACTTCCACCACGCCGGCAATCGAGCTTATCGGCGCGGCGAATGGAAGATCGTCATGCGACGCGAAGATCAAACGCACTGGGCACTCTACCACCTCACCAACGATCGTGCGGAACGTAACAATCTAGCTGATACACATCCCGATAAGCTCGCCCAGCTCGTCGCCCTGTGGGAGAAGGAGGAACTCCAGTACCGAATCGACGCCAGTCGCTAAGCCCCTGTCTCAAGCAAAGCATTCATAGAACCTCAGCAAAGGAAAAGATTACGCTCATACTTGTTTTTTGGATACGTATATGTGGCTTCCCTAGAGTTAAGCAAAAACCCTAATTTTGTAATAAAGTAGTTCAAGCAGACACCGATCTAAGCCCCGTCGCTGCGAATACCGCACCGACCAAATTCAAAAAGATGTCTACTATGGGAACTCAGCTAAGAAGAGTCGCGTTCGCGGCTCTCCTCTTCAGTCTGGCTTCTCTCACCCGCTTGGTCGCAGAAACCTTCGTATCCACGGACGGAACCGTCTACGAAGGCAGCATCGACTACGCGAACGAGAGGGAAGTCACGATCAAAACCAGTGATGGCGGATACGCCACCACTGCCATCGCCGACCTCGAGTCCGAGAGCGCTTCCACAGTCCAAAGATGGATGGAAGCCAATCCCGACTTAAGCGGCGTTTACACGGTATGGGACACCAAGCCCAGCGTCGTCCGCAGTCGCACCGCAGTCACGCCGCCCCAGCTCGCCGCGCCTGGTTTCAAGGGACTCGTCAGCTTGCACGTGATTCTCGACGAAACCGGCAAGGTCAGTCGGGCCGCGGTCTCCAAGTCCACTCACGACGACCTCGAAGAAGCCGCCATCGACGCCATGCGAAAATGGTCGTTCAAGCCCGCCCAAGTGGCTGGCAAGAACGTGAAGGCCCACATCGCCATCAGCTTCAAGTTCGAGGCTTAGATCTCACACCACATCCAGTTGAAAGCAAAAAAGGGAGGGCTCTTCACCGGGCTCTCCCTTTTAGAGCCTGTATCCCATTACTCGATACAGGACCCACCGCAGCCGAACAAATCAAACGGGGAACGCTAGTGTTCTGTCACAGGCCGAATTTCGCATGCGACCTAGCGCTGAAGCGCGGCGCTACGTTTGACGCATGACACGTCACTAATCGATCTCAAGGTTAGCAATTCGCCAACGCTTTTTCTGGTAGACCACCCGCGCCTTAAATTCAGCCGTAACCCCTGCAAGCGTCTCGATCCCTCCCTCCAGACGGACGCTGGTCACCCCCAGCACCTCGCGGATTTCATAGCCATAAAGATCGCTGGAAATGGAAACGTAGTTGGAGAGCAGTTCCCCTTGGCGACGATACAGCAACTGCGTATCGTACTCGGCTCGACGGGCATTCGTGTAGAAGTCCTTGAGCAAGCCCGCCCCGCGGCGAGCGTCGTTCTCCATCCCTGCTTGCATGAAATGGTCCAAGGCATTGATCGCTTGATTCACCACGTCAGCCTCGGCATCCGCTCGCGAGGAGGGCAGGAACAGAGGAAGGAGCAAGCTGAGCAAGGAAACGCGGAGAATTCGGACACGGCTCATGGACAAGTGGGACGAAGAACGAGTGGCTCGCCAAAACGCGAAACGCTAAAAAACAGTAAAGCACGCCATCCCCGCCAAGCCTAGCCCAAAGAGGAAGCTTCAGGGAATCCCTCAGGTTTTCCGTCAAGCTAGAGCTCCAACGCATCGCACCGCCTTCCAGCATGCCAACGGCCGCGAAGAGCCCCCTGCTCGCAAGCGCTGGAGCTGAAGCGAACTATTCGACGCCCTAATAATTACTCTTTTGTATTTTATTCACTGTATTAGAGGGCGGGCCTCTCCAGAGTGGGCGACATGGTTACAGATCTGTCCACTTCCAAGCTGCCCAAGCTCATCCAAGGCGGCATGGGCATCGCAATTTCCGGCTGGAAGCTCGCACGAGCGGTCGCCAGCCGCGGCCAGATGGGCGTGGTTTCCGGCACCGCCATCGATCGTGTGGTAGCCTGCCGCCTGCAGGAAGGCGACCAAGACGGCACCATCCGCCAAGCGGCCGCAGCCTTTCCCGACGGAGCCTTAGCCACTCGCGTCCTCGAGCGATGGTTCAAGCCGGAGGGCCTTGAACGCCCCGGAGCCTACAAGCCCGTCCCCCTCTTCAGCGTCAGTCCCCCCAAGCCCCTCCTCGAACTCGCTACCTTTGCTTCCTTCTGCGAAGTATGGCTCGCCAAGCGCAACGTCCGCGGGCCGGTGGGAATCAATCTCTTGGAAAAGATCCAAGCCCCCACGCTCCCCATTCTCTACGGAGCACTGCTTGCCGGCGTCGATACAGTCCTCATGGGAGCGGGAATCCCCCGTGAAATCCCAGGCCTCATCGATCAACTCTGCGCCCACGAACCTTGCGCCCTGAAGCTCAACGTGGAAAACGGAGACGACGTGGAGATACCCTTCGACCCCAGTCTCGTGGAGGGCGCGCTGCCCGTGCTGAAGCGACCTCAATTTCTCGCGATCGTGAGCTCGCACGTGCTCGCCATCTCCCTGTCCCGCAGCGGCGGGGTGGACGGGTTTATCGTGGAAGGGCCCATCGCAGGCGGCCACAACGCCGCCCCACGCGGCTGGAAAGTGGAGAGCGGCGACACGCCACGCTACGGACCGAAAGACGAAATCAACCTCGAACGCATCAAGTCCTTGGGCCTCCCCTTCTGGCTGGCAGGCGGACAAGACGCTCCCCACTCCATCGCGGAAGCCGAAGCCCTCGGAGCCCAAGGGGTTCAAGTCGGTACCGCTTTCGCCTTCTGCTCGGAATCCGGCATGGAGCCAAGCCTTCGGCACCGGGCGATCGCGTACGCCCTCGCTGAGGACCTGCAAACAAAAACGGAAGGCCGCGGTTCCCCCACCGGCTATCCCTTCAAAACCCTCAACCTCAGCGGTACCGAGGGCGGCCGAGCCCCCGAAGACCGCGAACGCCAAAGCTGCAACCACGGCTACCTTCGCAGCGCCTATCGAAAGGCGGACGGCAGCATCGGCTGGCGCTGCGCCGCAGAACCGGAAGCCGACTACCTGCGAAAGGGAGGCAAGCTCGCTGACTGCGTCGGACGACGCTGCCTTTGCAACGGACTCTTGGCGACCGCTGGATTCCCGCATGCCATGAAAGGGGGCGGCATCGAATACCCGCTGGTGACTTCCGGCATCATGCGAGACCTGCACCGCTTCCTCAAAGGCAAGTCCGACTACGACGCCAGCGACGTGCTCGACGAGCTGGGCATCGAAGCGGAATTCCCAACGCGAGAAGCCGCCTTCGTCCACTGAGCAACCGTTGCCGCCCACGATATGGGCAAAAGCGCGGCCCGCCTTTTGGCTGGTCATCGAGCCGGGCTCTGGTGTGTCATCGGAAATGCCCATTCGATTCCTGACCTTCTTGTGCTCCTGCCTCGCGGCATACCTTACTCTGGCACCCACGCCCTCCAGCTTCGGGCGACCTTCCTCCAAGAAAGCGGAAGAGAAAGCGTTCTTGGAATCGAATAGAGCCAAGCCAGAGATCCACTCTACGAAATCCGGACTGCAATACCAGTTGCTGCGAAAGGGGGAAGGTAGCGAGTTCCCCAATTGGCGCAGCACCGTGAGCATTCACCTCAAGGGAAGCTTGATAGACGGAACGGTATTCGAAAACACCTTACAGCGCGAGACACCTGTTTCTACCAAGCTAGACAAGCTCATCCCTGGATGTCGCGAGGCCATCAAATTGATGAACGTGGGCGACAAGTACCGTTTCTACGTTCCCAGCAAGCTTGGCTACGGAAGGACCCAGCAAGGAGACATACCACCCTATTCCGTTCTCGTCTTCGAGATCGAGCTCTACGAGATCAAACGGAGATAGTCCCCTAGGACCTTCGTATCTGTAAAATAGATACAACTCCAGCCAACAACACCAAAGGCAAGCAGCTCAGCAACAGGACGGACCAGCCAAAACGGTATAGGAACCAACCCGCCGAGAGGGCGACCACAGCTTGGCATCCAAACACCGCAAAGTCGTTGGCGGCCTGAGCCTTGTAGCGTTCATTTCCAGCGTAGGCCCGCGGCAACAAGGCTGTACCGCTGGCAAAAAGGAAATTCCATCCAACGCCCAGCAAAATCAAAGCGCCCCAAAAGTGCGCCAGTTCCTGCCCCTGCAAGCCAACGAGCAATACCACTCCATAGGCCAAGCTGCCTGCGAGCATCAGCTTGCCCGGGCCAAAACGCTTCATCAACCAACCGGAGAACAAGCTGGGCAGAAACATGGAAAGGATGTGAGCTTGGATCACGCGCTTGGTATCCGCTAAGCCGAATCCGCATATCTCGTGCATCGTGATGGGCGTGGCCGTCATGATAAAACTCATAACCGCGTAGCTCAATGCCGCAGCCCCCGC
This region includes:
- a CDS encoding arylsulfatase, with the translated sequence MNRPLIALFLSLVATCLSAAERPNIVLVLADDLGYSDLGCYGGEIQTPTLDSLAEGGLRYTQFYNTGRCWPSRAALMTGYYAQQVGMDPKLKTDWPSWTQFLPNRLRQAGYRNYLSGKWHLRRLASSAEYAWDRSYQLADHDRFFSPQDHYLDAQQLPPVGREEGRYTTVDTTQYAIDFLEEHQRDHADSPFFLYLAYTAPHFPLHAKAKDIAKYEGRYSEGWDKLRWERQARLEKLGIYQGPLARRQENTIAPWSLSQTQLEEQIDPGELGTAPAWDSLTPEQKAYQASKMEVHAAMVDRLDQELARLVAYLKANRKFENTLFLFLSDNGATAEQINRGDRHLPGAASGSADSYLALGPGWSTAANTPFSLHKHWNHEGGISSPFIVHWPQSIAANGELRRTPAHIVDIVPTLLDIAGIAPELPRFGKNLPPLDEAPPLPGLSLTPTFAHDPEWEPRGLYFHHAGNRAYRRGEWKIVMRREDQTHWALYHLTNDRAERNNLADTHPDKLAQLVALWEKEELQYRIDASR
- a CDS encoding FKBP-type peptidyl-prolyl cis-trans isomerase gives rise to the protein MPIRFLTFLCSCLAAYLTLAPTPSSFGRPSSKKAEEKAFLESNRAKPEIHSTKSGLQYQLLRKGEGSEFPNWRSTVSIHLKGSLIDGTVFENTLQRETPVSTKLDKLIPGCREAIKLMNVGDKYRFYVPSKLGYGRTQQGDIPPYSVLVFEIELYEIKRR
- a CDS encoding nitronate monooxygenase — its product is MVTDLSTSKLPKLIQGGMGIAISGWKLARAVASRGQMGVVSGTAIDRVVACRLQEGDQDGTIRQAAAAFPDGALATRVLERWFKPEGLERPGAYKPVPLFSVSPPKPLLELATFASFCEVWLAKRNVRGPVGINLLEKIQAPTLPILYGALLAGVDTVLMGAGIPREIPGLIDQLCAHEPCALKLNVENGDDVEIPFDPSLVEGALPVLKRPQFLAIVSSHVLAISLSRSGGVDGFIVEGPIAGGHNAAPRGWKVESGDTPRYGPKDEINLERIKSLGLPFWLAGGQDAPHSIAEAEALGAQGVQVGTAFAFCSESGMEPSLRHRAIAYALAEDLQTKTEGRGSPTGYPFKTLNLSGTEGGRAPEDRERQSCNHGYLRSAYRKADGSIGWRCAAEPEADYLRKGGKLADCVGRRCLCNGLLATAGFPHAMKGGGIEYPLVTSGIMRDLHRFLKGKSDYDASDVLDELGIEAEFPTREAAFVH
- a CDS encoding right-handed parallel beta-helix repeat-containing protein, coding for MKNVPPRSSFRFVGGFCALSAIALFLTGCGQPSVPEVTVFPAPGDLSEVEGLEESALFDVSVNGEDTFVYRGFQKEFNKYGFAKKGGHYVNFSFANTAVTVDVTTSKPFSSFSVKPTQALVERVSDTQLRFTLQDPSKFLVTAEFEESGENWLVVAADGPEQEVPSKDDPSVLYLEAGVHKFGRSWDPFVDGIKTVYMEPGTVVEATLKVVGKEGLTIKGRGLFAQGFRPHAKVEDPLQTEWLGDCMGAYFRECKDLRFEGYAVINCPSYQLEVADCDRVSVENLKLLGFGWNNNDGMHLYSRDVTVENSFIAGNDDRICVTGLFDSEDREIKTVADQKARIKGCDVGNLVIRNNVFWGQRNGGDIMLTWNGSHTCEDVLIEGCKSIGFTNKGFLSAMHGGSVVIKDVTVRDIEIYHHRLTSVLVRDAKTWGDGGGAIDGLTLENIQIHAEPKEVSLLLTGWSEESPIRNVTLRNITANGQKITSFDQTSIETNEFVKNVVWE
- a CDS encoding energy transducer TonB, with protein sequence MSTMGTQLRRVAFAALLFSLASLTRLVAETFVSTDGTVYEGSIDYANEREVTIKTSDGGYATTAIADLESESASTVQRWMEANPDLSGVYTVWDTKPSVVRSRTAVTPPQLAAPGFKGLVSLHVILDETGKVSRAAVSKSTHDDLEEAAIDAMRKWSFKPAQVAGKNVKAHIAISFKFEA